Proteins encoded by one window of Gemmatimonadota bacterium:
- the ftsA gene encoding cell division protein FtsA: MSTVAVQRLVAAVDLGSTKITAIIGEVTGDSRSWGLRILGVGSERSTGVRRGVIRDFEETVRAVTKAMTDAERIAGLEVGTVYVGAGGEQIAQRISHGVASITGSEVRTSDLARVNDVASSVSFGHDQELLHAIPHDYLVDGQAGYADPIGMAGERVEAEVYILTARASALAHQRKAIEKAGWNVGEVVVEPLAASLAVLTPEEREMGSVLVDLGGGSTSVAIFQGGKLRHTASLRFAGGHLTSDLVHGLGVTQAEAERIKEKWGAAYEPLIPENEVVEVVLTGGQGPRQVKRQLIAHIMHARLQEVLELAYDEVTRAGWAMAGLPCGVVVTGGGAAAPGIVELTRDVFAAPVRIGVPADQLRGLVDRVASPGLAVPVGLALWGARQVAMGGGFGAGGKSSPAVGRVLEPVRRWLQDFF, encoded by the coding sequence GTGAGCACCGTCGCCGTGCAACGGCTGGTCGCCGCCGTCGACCTCGGCAGCACCAAGATCACCGCCATCATCGGCGAAGTGACCGGCGACTCCCGCTCCTGGGGGCTCCGCATCCTGGGCGTCGGCAGCGAACGGTCGACCGGCGTGCGACGCGGTGTCATTCGCGACTTCGAGGAGACGGTCCGGGCGGTGACCAAGGCGATGACCGACGCGGAACGGATCGCCGGGCTCGAGGTCGGCACGGTCTACGTCGGGGCAGGCGGGGAACAGATCGCCCAGCGGATCTCCCACGGCGTCGCCAGCATCACGGGCAGCGAAGTCCGGACCTCCGACCTGGCCCGCGTGAACGACGTCGCCTCCTCGGTCTCGTTCGGCCACGACCAGGAACTGCTCCACGCCATCCCGCACGACTATCTCGTGGACGGCCAGGCCGGCTACGCCGACCCGATCGGGATGGCCGGCGAGCGGGTCGAGGCGGAGGTCTACATCCTCACGGCCCGCGCCAGCGCCTTGGCCCACCAGCGCAAGGCCATCGAAAAGGCGGGCTGGAACGTCGGGGAAGTCGTGGTGGAGCCGCTCGCGGCCTCGTTGGCGGTCCTGACCCCCGAGGAGCGGGAAATGGGGTCAGTTCTGGTGGACCTTGGCGGAGGGAGTACCTCTGTCGCCATCTTTCAGGGTGGGAAGCTCCGCCACACCGCCTCCCTCCGTTTTGCGGGGGGGCACCTGACGTCAGACCTGGTCCACGGCCTCGGCGTGACCCAGGCGGAGGCGGAGCGAATCAAGGAAAAGTGGGGCGCGGCCTACGAGCCGCTGATCCCGGAGAACGAAGTCGTGGAAGTCGTCCTGACGGGGGGGCAGGGGCCCCGGCAGGTGAAGCGCCAGTTGATTGCCCACATCATGCACGCCCGGCTCCAGGAGGTCCTGGAGCTGGCCTACGACGAAGTGACCCGCGCCGGGTGGGCGATGGCCGGGTTGCCGTGCGGGGTGGTGGTGACGGGCGGTGGGGCAGCGGCGCCGGGGATCGTCGAGCTGACGCGGGACGTCTTCGCCGCGCCGGTACGGATCGGGGTCCCAGCGGACCAATTGCGTGGGTTGGTGGATCGAGTGGCATCGCCGGGACTCGCGGTCCCGGTCGGATTGGCTCTGTGGGGTGCACGACAGGTGGCGATGGGTGGGGGCTTCGGCGCCGGGGGCAAGTCATCGCCTGCCGTCGGTCGAGTGCTCGAGCCAGTGCGACGCTGGCTGCAGGATTTCTTCTGA
- a CDS encoding UDP-N-acetylglucosamine--N-acetylmuramyl-(pentapeptide) pyrophosphoryl-undecaprenol N-acetylglucosamine transferase encodes MTGAPITPPDLMRRDAARQKFGLTDERPVLVMTGGSQGSLAMNRLMADWLRDGGAADAHLIWATGRGSYQEFAHHHLPPDVTVVPFLDPMADAWAVADLCVARAGMMTLAELCAWGVPSVLVPLPTAAADHQRHNAEAMAAAGASVMLPQAGLTAQHLGETLTALLADAPRRTAMATAARMRGKPDAAQVIAERCEALMASGGSQ; translated from the coding sequence GTGACCGGCGCGCCGATCACACCGCCCGACCTGATGCGTCGTGATGCCGCCCGACAGAAGTTCGGCCTGACCGACGAGCGACCGGTGCTGGTGATGACTGGTGGCAGTCAGGGTTCCCTCGCGATGAACCGCCTGATGGCCGACTGGCTGCGCGACGGCGGTGCGGCGGATGCCCACCTGATCTGGGCCACCGGGCGGGGCAGCTACCAGGAGTTCGCGCACCATCACCTGCCACCGGATGTGACCGTGGTGCCGTTCCTCGATCCGATGGCCGATGCGTGGGCGGTGGCCGATCTCTGTGTGGCGCGTGCCGGCATGATGACGCTCGCCGAGCTTTGCGCCTGGGGAGTTCCCTCAGTGCTTGTCCCGTTGCCCACCGCCGCCGCGGATCACCAGCGCCATAACGCCGAGGCGATGGCCGCGGCGGGCGCAAGCGTGATGCTGCCACAGGCGGGACTCACGGCGCAGCACCTGGGCGAGACGCTCACGGCGCTGCTGGCCGACGCCCCGCGCCGCACCGCGATGGCGACGGCCGCGCGCATGCGGGGCAAGCCCGACGCGGCGCAGGTGATCGCCGAACGGTGTGAGGCGCTCATGGCCTCGGGTGGATCGCAGTGA
- a CDS encoding DUF2264 domain-containing protein, giving the protein MTSRRDFLQAVTAGGAVHASLGSRAGAEPAPVPATGADDRARWVAVATRMADPLLGALARGELKARMPVEAVAGAEADRRKVTYLEGFGRLLAGLSPWLEQRLPSGDEERSRARLATLAQQGMEAATKPSSPDRMNFTDGAQPLVDAAFLAHAMLRAPRTLWQELPTATQANVLASLRATRVIRPGYNNWLLFSAMVEAALASVGESWDQMRVDYAVRQHELWYKGDGMYGDGPAFHWDYYNSFVIQPMLLDILGTVGPKVSAWKEIASRVTTRAQRYAAIQERLISPEGTLPPIGRSIAYRCGALQLLGQVALRHELPTGVTPAQVRGGMTAVIGRTMEAPGTFTRDGWLTIGLAGHQPSLGESYISTGSCYLAATGLLPLGLPPADPFWSAPAVPWTAKKLYDGADAPADHAEG; this is encoded by the coding sequence GTGACGTCGCGCCGTGATTTTCTGCAGGCGGTCACGGCCGGTGGGGCCGTGCACGCGTCGTTGGGGTCGCGCGCCGGTGCGGAGCCCGCGCCCGTGCCGGCGACCGGCGCCGACGATCGTGCGCGCTGGGTGGCCGTGGCGACGCGGATGGCCGATCCACTGCTTGGTGCATTGGCACGCGGCGAACTCAAGGCCCGCATGCCGGTCGAGGCCGTGGCTGGTGCGGAGGCCGATCGCCGGAAGGTGACATACCTCGAAGGGTTCGGGCGATTGCTCGCCGGGCTGTCGCCGTGGCTCGAGCAGCGGCTGCCGAGCGGCGACGAGGAACGCAGCCGCGCGCGCCTGGCCACGTTGGCGCAGCAGGGGATGGAGGCGGCCACCAAGCCGTCGTCGCCCGATCGGATGAACTTCACCGACGGGGCGCAGCCGCTCGTCGATGCGGCGTTTCTCGCGCATGCGATGCTGCGCGCCCCGCGCACGCTGTGGCAAGAGCTGCCAACGGCAACACAAGCCAACGTGCTCGCGTCGCTGCGGGCCACCCGCGTCATCCGACCAGGCTACAACAACTGGCTCCTCTTCAGCGCCATGGTCGAGGCGGCGCTCGCCTCCGTCGGTGAGTCGTGGGATCAGATGCGGGTGGACTACGCCGTGCGGCAGCATGAGCTCTGGTACAAGGGCGACGGCATGTACGGTGACGGTCCCGCCTTCCACTGGGACTACTACAACAGCTTCGTGATCCAACCGATGTTGCTCGACATTCTCGGCACGGTTGGCCCCAAGGTCTCGGCGTGGAAGGAGATCGCCTCCCGGGTGACCACGCGGGCTCAGCGCTACGCGGCAATCCAGGAACGACTGATCTCGCCTGAGGGAACCTTGCCGCCGATTGGCCGATCGATCGCCTATCGCTGCGGAGCGCTGCAGCTGCTCGGCCAGGTCGCGCTGCGCCATGAACTCCCCACGGGGGTGACGCCGGCGCAGGTGCGTGGCGGGATGACGGCGGTGATCGGCCGGACGATGGAGGCCCCGGGCACCTTCACGCGGGACGGCTGGCTGACGATTGGCCTGGCTGGGCACCAGCCGTCGCTCGGCGAGAGCTACATCTCGACCGGCTCCTGCTACCTGGCGGCGACCGGTCTGCTCCCGCTTGGCCTGCCCCCGGCCGATCCGTTCTGGAGCGCACCGGCGGTCCCATGGACGGCGAAGAAGCTCTACGACGGGGCGGACGCCCCCGCGGACCACGCCGAGGGATAG
- a CDS encoding FtsQ-type POTRA domain-containing protein — protein MTTRQRALIVALGAVTAVALWIGVPRAMRRLEYFRVRHIEVTGLRFLDERDVVARLALPKTASIVDPLAPVRQNASAIPGVAAASIERRLPGTLSLLVLEELPVALVMQEEKLVLMDRRGRILPFDPTRAPTSLPVAERDSATAALLSAVLRADPEWYGQIESARRDGGDVLLEDGPHRVRIRPGASLETIRGVTAVRAWLTTANRPWQELDARFTDRAFVKWGTS, from the coding sequence GTGACGACACGGCAACGGGCACTGATCGTCGCCCTGGGCGCCGTGACCGCGGTGGCCCTCTGGATTGGCGTGCCGAGGGCCATGCGCCGGCTCGAGTATTTCCGCGTCCGGCACATCGAGGTCACCGGCTTGCGATTCCTCGACGAGCGCGACGTGGTTGCGCGCCTCGCCTTGCCGAAGACGGCCAGCATCGTCGATCCGCTGGCGCCCGTGCGACAGAACGCTTCTGCGATTCCCGGCGTCGCGGCCGCCTCGATCGAACGTCGCCTGCCGGGGACACTCTCGCTGTTGGTGTTGGAGGAATTGCCGGTGGCGCTCGTGATGCAAGAGGAGAAGCTGGTGCTGATGGATCGACGTGGCCGCATTCTTCCGTTTGACCCCACCCGGGCGCCGACGTCGCTCCCCGTGGCCGAGCGCGACTCGGCGACGGCGGCCCTGCTGTCGGCCGTGCTTCGAGCCGATCCTGAGTGGTATGGGCAGATCGAGTCGGCCCGCCGCGATGGCGGCGATGTCCTGCTCGAAGATGGCCCGCATCGCGTGCGCATTCGCCCCGGTGCCTCGCTCGAAACGATCCGCGGCGTCACGGCGGTTCGCGCCTGGTTGACCACCGCCAATCGCCCGTGGCAGGAGCTCGATGCCCGCTTCACCGATCGCGCCTTCGTGAAGTGGGGTACGTCGTGA
- the murC gene encoding UDP-N-acetylmuramate--L-alanine ligase yields MAALFDPSDPRPVHFLGLSGAGMSALALAARRRGVAVTGCDTETAAFADLRAAGAEAFDHPDPAHLAGIRALVVTAAASQQHPEIVAARAAGIPVVQRKEALAELVNGTTLVALAGTHGKTTTTVMTTEALRGGGTHPSGLAGGRVSTWGGNALLDGNDLFVVEADEYDQAFLTLQPTIAVVNNVEADHLECYGSVEAMEAAYATFAGRADRVLIGTADVGSDRLAAALGDKVWRFGLEEGADLRLVPRSAGPDGTIADVTFPDGSQRVLALHVPGLHNLRNAGAALGVAFALGVDLAGAIAALGRFTGVGRRFDRQGESHGVTYVDDYAHHPTELVATLAAARQAFPRHRLVAAFQPHLYSRTASHGAAMGQALAAADLVVVTDVYGAREAPVDGVSGHIVADAAIAAGAVVCYAPVRNDLVQEIASMLREGDVLLTLGAGDITLVGADVRRLREGA; encoded by the coding sequence GTGGCCGCCCTGTTTGACCCCTCCGATCCCCGTCCCGTGCACTTCCTCGGCCTCAGTGGCGCGGGGATGAGCGCCCTCGCGCTTGCCGCTCGCCGCCGCGGCGTGGCGGTGACGGGCTGCGACACCGAGACGGCGGCATTTGCCGATCTGCGCGCGGCCGGTGCCGAGGCATTTGACCATCCCGATCCGGCCCACCTTGCCGGCATCCGCGCGTTGGTCGTGACGGCCGCCGCTTCCCAGCAGCATCCGGAAATCGTGGCCGCGCGTGCCGCCGGCATTCCGGTGGTGCAGCGGAAGGAGGCACTGGCCGAGCTGGTCAACGGCACCACCCTCGTCGCCCTCGCTGGCACCCATGGGAAGACGACCACCACCGTGATGACGACCGAGGCGCTGCGCGGGGGTGGTACGCATCCGTCCGGGCTCGCGGGTGGCCGCGTCTCGACCTGGGGTGGCAACGCGCTGCTCGATGGCAACGACCTCTTCGTGGTCGAGGCCGACGAGTACGATCAGGCATTTCTCACGTTGCAGCCCACCATCGCGGTGGTGAACAATGTCGAGGCCGATCACCTCGAGTGTTACGGCAGTGTCGAGGCGATGGAAGCAGCCTACGCGACCTTCGCGGGCCGCGCCGATCGGGTGCTGATCGGCACCGCCGACGTCGGCAGCGATCGTCTCGCGGCGGCGCTCGGCGACAAGGTCTGGCGCTTCGGTCTCGAGGAGGGTGCCGATCTCCGCCTCGTGCCTCGAAGCGCCGGGCCCGATGGCACCATTGCCGACGTCACCTTTCCGGACGGCAGCCAGCGCGTGCTCGCCCTGCATGTGCCCGGCCTGCACAATCTTCGGAACGCCGGTGCTGCCCTGGGCGTGGCGTTCGCGCTTGGGGTCGACCTCGCCGGCGCAATTGCCGCGCTCGGCCGATTCACCGGCGTCGGTCGGCGCTTCGATCGTCAGGGCGAGTCGCACGGCGTGACCTATGTCGACGACTACGCGCATCATCCGACGGAGCTCGTCGCCACCCTCGCGGCGGCGCGGCAGGCCTTCCCGCGGCACCGCCTGGTCGCCGCGTTCCAGCCGCACCTCTACTCGCGCACCGCGTCCCACGGGGCGGCGATGGGTCAGGCGCTGGCCGCGGCCGACCTCGTCGTGGTGACCGACGTCTACGGCGCGCGCGAGGCACCGGTCGACGGCGTGAGCGGGCATATCGTCGCCGACGCCGCCATCGCGGCGGGGGCCGTCGTCTGCTATGCGCCGGTGCGCAACGACCTCGTCCAGGAGATCGCGTCGATGCTGCGTGAGGGCGACGTCCTCCTCACGCTCGGGGCAGGCGACATCACCCTGGTCGGTGCCGACGTGCGCCGACTGCGCGAGGGCGCGTGA
- a CDS encoding glycosyltransferase: MTTVLLAGGGTGGHLMPALAIAQQLQARHPEWRMVFAGAERGIEATVLPERGVPHRLFPFEPIHRRQWWRNLKWPLLAWRVARAVDRMLDDERPSLVIGTGGYVSGPVVWRAARRGIPTAILELDVRPGFATRRAAPMVQEIWTASSEGSPRWGARPHRAVW; the protein is encoded by the coding sequence ATGACCACCGTCCTGCTGGCTGGTGGTGGCACGGGCGGTCACCTGATGCCGGCGCTCGCGATTGCCCAGCAGTTGCAGGCACGTCATCCTGAGTGGCGAATGGTCTTCGCGGGCGCCGAACGTGGCATCGAGGCGACCGTCCTCCCAGAACGTGGCGTGCCGCACCGTCTCTTCCCCTTCGAACCGATCCATCGCCGGCAGTGGTGGCGCAACCTCAAGTGGCCGCTGCTTGCCTGGCGCGTGGCCCGTGCCGTCGATCGCATGCTCGACGACGAACGTCCGTCCCTGGTGATCGGGACCGGCGGCTACGTGAGCGGCCCCGTCGTGTGGCGAGCGGCGCGTCGCGGGATCCCCACGGCGATTCTCGAACTCGATGTGCGGCCAGGCTTCGCCACCCGCCGTGCGGCGCCGATGGTCCAGGAGATCTGGACGGCATCCTCTGAGGGCTCGCCGCGCTGGGGAGCGCGGCCGCATCGCGCGGTGTGGTGA
- the ftsZ gene encoding cell division protein FtsZ, which translates to MIFELEEQSAQNARMKVVGVGGGGGNAVNRMIAEALSGVQFISVNTDAQALAASRSDIKVQIGKKLTRGLGAGARPEIGRQAIEENRDEVLEHLQGADLVFVTCGMGGGTGTGAAPIIAQIAKDIGALTVGIVTKPFLFEGRKRMKQAEMGITELRRNVDTMIVVPNERLLAVVGKGIPFQDALKKADEVLLNATRGIASLITSTGIINVDFADVRTVMQNGGAALMGTGVATGENRALEAAQQAISSPLLDNVSINGASGVLINIIGGDDLTLGEATQISGIIHDAVGDDAQIIFGAGNDSRCNGEIRVTVIATGFDRAVTGEPVVERNANPQVLPFSPRRQTGTTPPAAASQPATPAAQQPAAAAPRTPPVQQPFVRPVQPPKPATPDVSDMEIPTFIRRQMD; encoded by the coding sequence ATGATCTTCGAGCTCGAAGAACAGTCAGCGCAAAATGCGCGGATGAAGGTGGTCGGGGTCGGCGGTGGTGGCGGAAATGCCGTCAATCGCATGATCGCCGAGGCCCTCAGCGGCGTGCAGTTCATTTCGGTCAATACCGACGCCCAGGCCCTCGCGGCCTCGCGGTCCGACATCAAGGTGCAGATCGGCAAGAAGCTGACGCGCGGCCTTGGAGCGGGCGCCCGCCCGGAAATCGGGCGCCAGGCGATCGAGGAGAATCGGGACGAGGTCCTCGAGCATCTTCAGGGGGCGGACCTGGTGTTCGTCACCTGCGGCATGGGCGGTGGCACCGGCACCGGGGCTGCCCCGATTATTGCACAGATTGCCAAGGACATCGGCGCCCTCACCGTCGGCATCGTCACCAAGCCGTTCCTCTTCGAGGGGCGGAAGCGGATGAAGCAGGCCGAAATGGGGATCACCGAGCTCCGGCGAAACGTTGACACGATGATTGTCGTACCGAATGAGCGGTTGCTGGCGGTCGTCGGGAAGGGGATCCCCTTCCAGGACGCCCTCAAGAAGGCCGATGAAGTGTTGCTGAATGCAACGCGCGGCATCGCCTCCCTGATCACCAGTACCGGCATCATCAACGTAGATTTCGCGGACGTGCGGACGGTGATGCAGAACGGCGGCGCGGCGCTCATGGGCACCGGCGTGGCGACCGGCGAGAATCGGGCACTGGAGGCGGCGCAGCAGGCGATCTCGTCGCCACTGCTCGACAACGTTTCGATCAACGGCGCGAGCGGCGTCCTGATCAACATCATCGGCGGCGACGACCTCACCCTCGGCGAGGCGACGCAGATCAGCGGCATCATCCACGACGCCGTGGGCGACGATGCGCAGATCATCTTCGGTGCCGGGAACGACTCGCGCTGCAATGGCGAGATCCGCGTGACGGTGATCGCGACGGGCTTCGACCGGGCCGTCACGGGCGAGCCGGTGGTGGAGCGGAACGCGAATCCGCAGGTGCTGCCCTTCTCACCGCGCCGGCAGACGGGTACGACGCCGCCGGCCGCAGCGAGTCAGCCGGCAACGCCGGCCGCCCAGCAGCCCGCGGCCGCCGCGCCGAGGACGCCGCCGGTGCAGCAGCCGTTCGTTCGTCCGGT